The nucleotide sequence actagttgagggtgaagtgatgatgtgtgttggaagtggttccaagattgatatgatcatcatcgcacactccctatactttcaggattagtgttaaacctaaataaatgttatttggcatttgcgttgagcataaatatgatttgatcatgtttattgcaatacggttaatcatttaaagtcagagaataattgttgttctgtttacatgaataaaacctttgatggtcatacacccaatgaaaatagtttattggatctcgatcatagtgatacacataatcataatattgatgccaaaagatgcaaagttaataatgatagtgcaacttgtttgtggcactgccgtttaggtcatatcggtgtaaagcgcatgaaaaaactccataaagatggattttttgaatcatttgattatgaatcatttgatgcttgcgaaccgtgccttatgggcaagatgactaaaactccattctccagaacaatgtacgagctagtgacttattggaaataatacatactgatgtatgcggtccaatgagtattgatgctcgtggcggatatcattattttctgaccttcacaagatgatttgagcagatatgagtgtatctaattgatgaaacataagtttgaaatagttgaaaggttcaaagaatttcagagtgaagtggaaaatcatcgtaacaataaaataaagtttctgcgatctgatcgtggagatgaatatttgagttacgagtttggtcttcatataaaacaatgtggaatagtttcacagttcacaccacctagaacactatagcgttatggtgtgtccggaagtcgtaaccgcactttattggatattgtgcaatctatgatatctcttatcaatttaccactattgttttggggttatgcattagagacagttgcattcactttaaatagggcaccatcaaaatccgttgagacgacgccttatgaacggtggtttggcaagaaacaaaagttttcgtttcttaaagtttggggctgcgatgcttatgtgaaaaagtttcaacctgataagctcaaacccaaatcggagaagtgtgtcttcatagaatacccaaaggaaactgttgggtacaccttctatcacagatccgaaagcaagattcgttgctaagatggatcctttctagagaaggagtttctctcgaaagaagtgagtgggaagaaagtagagcttgataaggtaattgtaccttctcccgaattggaaagtagttcatcacagaaatcagttccagtgaccactacaccaattagtgaggaagataatgatattgatcatgaaacttcagatcaagttactaccgaacctcgtaggtcttccagagtaagatccgcaccagagtggtgcggtaatcatgttctggaagtcgtgttactagaccatgatgaacctacgaactatgaggaagcaatgatgagcccagattccgtgaaatggcttgaaaccataaaatctgagatatgatccatgtatgagaacaaagtatggactttgattgacttgctcaatgatcagcaagccatgttaaataaatggatcttcaagaggaagacggacactgatagtagtgttactatctactaagctcgacttgttgcgaaaggttttcaacaagttcaaggtgttgaataagatgagattttctcactcgtatcgatgcttaagtctgtttgaatcatgttagcaattgccacattttatgaaatctggcaaatggatgtcaaaactgcattccttaatggattttttacagaagagttgtatatgatgcaaccagaaggttttgttaatcctaaaggtgctaacaaaatgtgcaagctccagcgatccatcaatggactggtgcaagcatctcggagttggaatatacgctttgatgagttgatcaaagcatatggttttatacagacttttggaaaggcatgtatttacaagaaagtgagtgggagcactacagcctttctgataagtatatgtgaatgacatattattaattggaaatgatgtagaattttctggaaagcataaaggagtgtttgaaggagtttttcaaagaaagacctcggtgaagctgcttacacattgagcatcaagatctatatagatagatcaagatgcttgataaagattttttcaatgagtacataccttgataagattttgaagtagttcaaaatggaatagtcaaagaaggagttcttgcctgtgttgcaaggtgtgaaattgagtaagactcaagacccgaccatagcatgaaatagaaagagaatgaaaagtcataccctatgcctcagtcataggttctataaagtatgctatgttgtgaaccagacttattgtatacctagctctgagtttggcaaaggaatataattttgatctaatagtagatcactggacagcggtcaagaatatccttagtgaggactaaggagatgttccTCGATTATaaaggtgataaaagagttcgtcgtaaaagttacatcgatgcaaactttttcactgatccagatgactctaagtcgcaatctggatacatattgaaagtgggagcaattagctagagtagctccgtgcagagcattgtagacatagaatatttgcaaaatacatacggctctgtatgtgacagacctgttgactaaacttctctcacgagcaaaacatgatcataccttagtactctttgggtgttaatcacatagcaatgtgaactagattgttgactctagtaaaccctttgggtgttggtcaaatgacgatgtgaactatgggtgttaatcatatacagatatgaatattgatgttaaatcacataatgatgtgaactagattcttgactctagtgcaagtgggagactgaaggaaatatgccctagaggcaataataaagttattattcatttccttatatcatgataaatgtttattattcatgctagaattgtattaaccggaaacataatacatgtgtgaatacatagacaaacatagtgtcactagtatgcctctacttgactagctcgtttatcaaagatggttatgtttcctagccatggacaaaagagttgtcatttgattaacgggatcacatcattaggagaatgatgtgattgacttgacccattccgttagctttagcacttgatcgtttagtatattgctactgctttcttcatgacttatacatgttcctatgactatgagattatgcaactcccgtttaccggaggaacactttgtgtgctaccaaacgtcacaacgttactgggtgattataaaggagctctataggtgtctccgaaggtacatgttgggttggcgtattttgagattaggatttttcactccgattgtcggagaggtatctctgggccctctcggtaatgcacatcacttaagccttgcaagcattgcaactaatgagttagttgtgagatgatgtattactgaacgagtaaagagacttgccggtaacgagattgaactaggtattggataccgatgatcgaatctcgggcaagtaacataccggtgacaaagggaacaacgtatgttgtcatgcggtttgaccgataaagatcttcatagaatatgtaggaaccaatatggacatccaggttccgctattggttattgaccgagaatagttctaggtcatgtctacatagttctcgaacccgtagggtctgcacgcttaacgttacgatgacagttttattatgagtttataagttttgatgtaccgaagtttgttcggagtcccggatgtgatcacggacatgatgaggagtctcaaaatggtcgagacataaagattgatatatttgacgggtatatttggataccggaaaggttccggatgagattgggaatgtagcggagctctgggaggttaccggaaccccccggtaagtatatgggccttattgggccttagtggaaaggagggagaaggggcaaaggagggggcgccccccccaagcccaatccgaattgggagggcggccgggcccccctttccttcttccctcccctctcttccttccctctcctactcctaataggaaagggggggggcaaacctacttggagtaggatcccccccccctagggcgcgcctccccccttggccggccccctcctcctctccccctttatatacgggggagggggcacccctaggacacacaagttgatctacggatcattccttagccgtgtgcggtgcccccctccaccatattccacctcggtcatatcgtcgtggagtttaggcgaagccctgcgccggaagaacatcatcatcgtcaccacgccgtcgtgctgacggaactcatccccgacgctttgctggattggagcccggggaacgtcatcgagctgaacgtgtgctgaacacggtggtgccgtacgttcggtacttggatcggtcggatcgtgaagatgtacgactacatcaaccgcgttgtcataacgcttccgcttacattctacgagggtacgtggacaacactctcccctctcgttgctataccatcaccatgatcttgcgtgtgcgtaggaatttttttgaaattactacgttccctaacatgaataaccacaacgtgattttgtcaacttctatttacccttcataaggacccttttcgtcgaatccgctccaactaaagtgggagagacagacacccgctagccaccttatgcaactagtgcatgtcagtcgatggaacctgtctcacgtaagcgtatgtgtaaggtcggttcgggccgcttcatcccacaatacccctgaagcaagaaaagactagtagcggcaagcaagttgacaagatatacgcccacaacaaatttgtgttctactcgtgcaatagagaactacgcatagacctagctcatgatgccactgttggggaacgttgcagaaaattaaaatttttcctacggtttcaccaagatccatctatgagttcatctaagcaatgagtcatgggagagagattgaatctacataccactttgtagatcacgtgcggaagcgttcaagagaacggtaatgatggagtcgtactcgccgtgattcaaatcaccgatgaccaagtgtcgaacggacagcacctccgtgttcaacacacgtacggagcggatgacgtctcctccttcttgatccagcaagggggaagaagaggttgatgatgatccagcagcacaacggcgtggtggtggatgcagcagaactccggcagggcttcgccaagctgctgcgggaggaggaagaggtgtagcagggggagggaggcgccaatgcataggatgcggctgccctccccctcgccctcctttatataggcccccagggggggcgccggccctgggagatgcaatctcccaaggggggcggcggccagggggggtggagtgcccctcaaggcaagtggtgcgcccccccccccccccacctagggtttccaacactaggcgcaggggggcccaaggggaggcgcaccagcccactaggggctggttcccctcccacttcatcccacggggccctccgggataggtggccccacccggtggacccccgggacccttccggtggtcccggtacaataccgggtgaccccgaaaccttcccgatggccgaaacaacacttcctatatataattctttacctccggaccattccggaactcctcgtgacgtctgggatctcatccgggactccgaacaacattcagtttgctgcatactcatattcatacaaccctagcgtcaccgaaccttaagtgtgtagaccctacgggttcgggagacatgcagacatgaccgagatggctctccggtcaataaccaacagcgggatctggatacccatgttggctcccacatactcctcgatgatctcatcggatgaaccacgatgtcgaggattcaaacaaccccgtatactattcccttcgtcagacggtatgttacttgcccgagattcgatggtcggtatcccaatacctcgttcaatctcgttaccggcaagtcactttactcgtaccataatgtatgatcccgtgaccagacacttggtcactttgagctcattatgatgatgcactaccgagtgggcccagtgatacctctccgttatatggagtgacaaatcccagtctcgatccgtgtcaacccaacagacactttcggagatacctgtagtgcacctttatagtcacccagttacgttgtgacatttggtacacccaaagcactcctacggcatccgggagttacacgatctcatggtctaaggaagagatacttgacatttggaaaagctctagcaaaacgaactacacgatcttgtgctatgcttaggattgggtcttgtccatcacattattctcctaatgatgtgatcccgttgtcaacgacatctaatgtccatagtcaagaaaccatgactatctgttgaccaacgagctagtcaactagaggcttactagggatgtattgtggtctatgtattcacacgtgtattatgatttccggataatacaattgtagcatgaataaagacaattatcatgaacaaggaaatataataataaaccttttattattgcctctagggaatatttccaacagctctcgcccctcccacgccatggagaccatggaacagaggggaaacccttctcccatctagggagaaggtcaaggaagaagaagaagaaggtgggctctctccccctcgcttccggtggcgccggagtgccaccggggccatcatcatcaccgtgatctacaccaacaacttcaccgccttcatcaccaactcttccctcctctatgcagcggtgtagccCCTCTTTTatccgttgtaatctctacttaaacatggtgctcaatgctatatattatttcccaatgatgtatggctatcctatgatgtttgagtagatccgttttgtcctatgggttaattgatgatcgtgattggtttgagttgcatgttttattattggtgttgtcctatggtgctctccgtgtcgtgcaagcgtgagggattcccactgtagggtgttgcaatacgttcatgattcgcttatagtgggttgcttgagtgacagaagcataaacccgagtaaggggttgttgcgtatgggataaagaggactgatgctttaatgctatggttgggttttaccttaatgatctttagtagttgcggatgcttgctagagttccaatcataagtgcttatgatccaagaagagaaagtatgttagcttatgcttctccctcaaataaaattgcaatagtgattactggtctagttatcgattgcctagggacaaataactttctcgtgacaaaaagctctctactaaaactaacttagttgtgtcttcatctaaacatcccctactttttatttacgtgctctttattatcttgcaaacctatcctatcacacctgcaaagtacttctagtttcatacttgttctaggtaaagcaaacatcaagcgtgcttagagttgtattggtggtcgatagaacttgaggaaatatttgttctacctttaggtactcattgggttcgacactcttacttattgaaagaggctacaattgatcccctatacttgtgggttatcaggcctgATGGCCGCCGTTGTACTGGCCGCCTCCTTGCGGGCCAATAGGGCGACCCCCGGAGCGGACGTCGGTTGTGGTGTCGGCGAAGGTGCACCCCCTTCCATGGCCGTCACCTTGCCGCGCCACGGCGTTAGCGGAGGTGGAGAACTCGGGGGCGAAGGTGTTCTGCTCCTTGAGGGATTCACAGGAGAGGAGCATGGAATAGAAGTCCGACAGGCTGAGGTTTTCAGCGCCGGCGGCAGCCAATACCATGAGAGAGTGCTGGAGGGACTCGTATCGAGGTCCGAGATCGGCGACGATGTAGTCGATCACCTCAGCATCGGAGAGAGGCGACCCCACTTGGGCCATGGCATCCACAAAACCCTTCATCTTGTGAAAgtaggcggcggcggtgaggtcgttCTTCTTCAGCGTCGAGAGTTGACGCCGCATATGGCGCACCCCTTCCCTTTTCTGCGCCGAGAACATGGACTCGAGGCACGCCCACATAGAGGACGCGGTGGAGTGGCCAACGACATGGCCGAGGATCTCCTCCGTCATGGAACCGACGAGGATGCTGAGGACACGCAGATCCATGTAGAACCACAAGGCGTACTCCGGGTTGGGCTTGGTCACGGCCTTGGCACCGTCTCCTTCGGTGACCGTGGCCGGAGGTGCTCCGTAGGAGCCGTCGAGGAAGCCGTACCATCCCTGGCCGACGATTGTGGGGACGACCTACATcttccagagaagaaaattggTGCGATCTAGATGCATCGTGATGGTCTTGATGTGGTGGCCGGTAGGGGCGGAGATGATGGCGCCGGCGGGGTGGATAGTGCGGAGGGTTGGGACAAGGTGCTGGTGGAAGCGGAGAGCTGCAACGCGGCGGAGGAGGCCATCGCGTCGGAGTGCTACGGCGGCGGCacgcgggcggcggcgacagcaggaaagatggcggcggcggcggaagtgcGCGGGCAGAAACCCTAGGTCGGGTCAACCTGCTCTGTATACCAAGTTAAAAGGAATTATTTGCCGTGGTTAGCCCCAACCGGCTGGCATATCTTTATATTGATAGATCAACTtgtacaacaaggaaatacaacggGTATACAACACGTACACGTATACACAGAGAATACAACTCTAACAGCCAGCAGACGTGGACACGGATgcgctggccactgactcgtcgaTCTCCTCCGCACACCCGTTTTCTTTCTCTGTCTGCATGGCGCGGCTACATGGGCGTCAACGGCGGATGGAGCGGTCGTAGGCACTGGAGGGACGGTATGACGCGGCGTCGTCCATGCCGGTGTCGCCGTGCTCCCCTCCGTTCTGgcctggagcaactcgccactccttcACGGGCTGGCTTGGAGCGGagagttgctgaaccacgtgccGGATTGGGGCTACAACTTGCTCCGTCGGCCCAGGGAAGGGAGGTGGAgccgcagcgagctgcctcgcccgTATCcaccgggctcggcgggccaccatgccgatttttatgccggagaactgctcttcctgcccGTTGGATGACATCGAAATGATGGAGAAAATTGTGAAGGAGGAGAAAGGGGAGCGGGGAGGGGTGTGGTTCTTGCCCGGTGTCTGTCATCCTTTAAATAGAGGACGGACGAGAGGAGCTCGGCCGAAATTGTGTTTAATGCCGGCCCGCTCCTAAACAGACGTGTGGCCGAAATAGGTTTTTCGGCTTCCACACGGGGTTAATGGAGACCTATGAATGCAGCGatgaggcgtgttcagccgggcgtgcagcgggcggcgccctcagtcggcgcgccgcttcaatggtgGAGGcaatgagaggtcgtgtccgccctGAGCCGTCTTTAATGCGGAGCAGGACTCTCTATagcgacatgaatgcgggcagctgacgCCAGACGGGAGcacgcgcccggggggggggggggggggggcagggcggTCAGAAACGGATTTGGAAGCTATCCGGACTCCCGTAACCCTTTCCTACTTTTGTCTCGGGTTTATGGGAGAAATCGCGTTCGGACCGTCCAGCGGACTGATACAAATCGGCGCTAGATGACTTTCACGGTCCGAACAGCGTCGGTTGCGGGGTATTTACGTGATCCAAAGCATTACGACCGGGCACCGCGTGCCGAGGCCCGCTGCGGGTCTAGTTAAAGTTGTACTAGCCAAAAAAAAGGTTGTACTAGGCGGTTACTCGGCATTGCGGTGGATCGATTGAAACCGTTCCTATCTCGATCGGGTCCTCTCCAAAACGACGAAAGACTCGAGATATATCTGGCCGGCGGCGGTGCGCTCCAATCCCGCAATCCCTCATGGTACGTAAGATGCAGCCGCGCGCGTTCTTCATTAATCAATCCGTACGTGCGTGCatctttttgtttttgttgtgCGCAATTCACACAATTTTTCTCCGAACGATCTCTCTTGGTTTGCCCTAATTTTCCCGTGTCGTTTTAGCAGAAAAAACTCTCCAATGACAGGATCAGCGCGCTCCCTGACGACGTCCTCCTCACCACCCTCCAATTCGTCGACCTGCGCACGGCCGTCAGCACCGGCGCCCTCGCGAGACGATGGAGGCACCTCCCTCGTCTGCTTTCCAGCCTCGCCATCGATGTGGCCACCTTGGTACCCCATCCCAAGGGTTTCTCCCCACCCCATCACACGGTGGACTGTATAATGAAGAGCTACACTGATTCCGCGAGGTGGTTTCTGGCTGAAGAACGGAGCATCAAGAGCCTGTGCCTAGCCTTCTACCTGATCGACCCTTACCTGCTCACCATCGGCGACGCCGTTCTCAAGAGCCTGTGCCGAGCGTCTCGAGTTCACCATCCGGACGGAGCTGCCTGCTGCCATGGTCAACTACGAGCAGCGTGCTCTACTCGGTCGACGCTTCATGTCATTCCTTGGTGCTTGTCCTGTGGTTTTCAGCTGGGTAACCAGCCTCACCCTGCAGAATCTGCGATTCACTGCCTCAGACTTCCTGGCCCTCCTCCACACCTGCAGCCGACTCCAGCTCCTTTCCTTGGCCCACTGTGGCTCTCGCACCGACTCGATCCTATCGGTAGACGCTCCCGACTCTTCACTTCTTGCTCTGGAAATTCGTGCTTGCTTCTACCACACAGTCGACCTGATCAGGGTTCCAAAACTTGAGCGGCTTCTTTGTGACCTCGATAATATGGCCGGGAGCTTTCCCACCCTGCGGTTTGGCTATGTTCCTTGTCTTCATGACATCAAACTCTCGATCATACATCTGTCTCACTACTACCAAAATCCAAGACAACTCTCACCCGCATTTAATAACCTGAGAGATATTTATCTTGGACGTTTGGGTATGTTTGGAATGCCATGGACTATTTTTGTCCTAGAAGCCGCGCCTCTCCTCAAGAAGCTCTCTATGGAGGTACGTGGTACTATCTTCTCTTCGCTAAAATTTTGGACACCCGCAAAAGTATCCCCAACATACAAATTACACGGTATCTACTTTATATAGTACTATATATATGAAATGAAAAATTGGCTACTAAATTTTTATGTATATTATGAAAGCATGTTCTTGATAAATCTAACAGTTTTCACCTAAGAATTTAAAAAGGTATTTTAGTGTTAATCAATAGTCAAAAGCTACACATTTAAAGTACATGTGTGCATTCTTAGGTGCCACATTTATCATGGAGAAGCTGTGTTTCGGTCTTTCTGAGTATATTTTTTTGCATGAAGCTATGTCTGTCTTCCTTCGCCGCTATGGGCCCCTCCGAGACCAATGTATCCGGTGAAACACCTAAATTTGAACAGTACAACTTGAGTCTGCTGGAGATGAGCGGATATGGACTTTGTAAAAACAGGCAGGTGCTGCAATACATCAGACTCATCAGGCACCGTGCCGTCTGTTTGAAGAGAATTCACTTCCATGAACAATGCCGATACACAAACTGCAAGGGTGCCCGATGCATATGTCAAGTCAATGAAGCACAAAGGAATCTATTAAACCAGGCACTCACTCTAGGATTTTCATCACCCATTGAGATAACCATTGGTCAGATGTTGGATGACATCAGTTCGTGACAGGATTTTGCTAGTGCCTAGTCTATGCACTTGTTCTGGTGGCTTTCTTTTGATGGCGTTGAATCATGGTTTAGTTATTAGTGTAGGTCCCCTTATGTAAACAAACCCCTTCGATTTTCCATCCAAGTTTGCACTGAAACACGGTGTAAGTTTGCAAACTTCtacagtactccctccatcccgaattatttgtcgcagaaatgaatcaaaatgaatgtatctagaactaaaaatatgtctagatacatcaatttctaTGATAAGTAATTCGGGATAGAGGAAGTATTATTTGGTAGGTAGAATGCGACCTGCGATAGTATAATGTTGTGCTAACCAGATCAAccatgtaagagcatctccagtggCTCATCCATACTTGGTCCTCTTTATCTCCATATAGAACATCATCTAAAATTATTCTTTTTAGAGGTTCCCAGTTTTTTAGTGGAACATGTATATTCAGGACGTCTATATTCCCCTCCTATATTTTCATAGTATCTTACAACTACCGTTTAACATTATTTTTTTCAGCGGCCCTATTTTAACTTTCAAGAAGCCCAGAAATCCAGTGTTGCCCATCTGTGACTTTTCCATCTGTGAGTTATCAATCTATACAAGAAAAGGCATGACGAAATTCGGCACAAGCAATTCGATACCAACTCATATAACATTAATTATGCAGTACAAGCAAACATGCAGTCAACAATTTTAGCAGAATCAaacatgtcgtggttctaagtctgacagtagaatggggggtaggtatggagaggcaagatcctaactatggagcagttgtacacacgagtgttttacgagttcaagcccttctcggaggaagtaacagccctacgtctcggagcccggaggcagtcgactggattacatgtgtgaaaggtacaagggtgcgaacccttctaccagtggaggggggtggcttatatagaggacgccaggaccccagccagcccacgtagcggagggttaaagtacattaaggccagacgttactggtaacgc is from Triticum aestivum cultivar Chinese Spring chromosome 1B, IWGSC CS RefSeq v2.1, whole genome shotgun sequence and encodes:
- the LOC123097333 gene encoding putative F-box/LRR-repeat protein At3g44080, encoding MKKLSNDRISALPDDVLLTTLQFVDLRTAVSTGALARRWRHLPRLLSSLAIDVATLVPHPKGFSPPHHTVDCIMKSYTDSARWFLAEERSIKSLCLAFYLIDPYLLTIGDAVLKSLCRASRVHHPDGAACCHGQLRAACSTRSTLHVIPWCLSCGFQLGNQPHPAESAIHCLRLPGPPPHLQPTPAPFLGPLWLSHRLDPIGRRSRLFTSCSGNSCLLLPHSRPDQGSKT